In Daucus carota subsp. sativus chromosome 4, DH1 v3.0, whole genome shotgun sequence, one DNA window encodes the following:
- the LOC108219615 gene encoding uncharacterized protein LOC108219615 encodes MLRALSMRRSGYDKLVDESSIGLVEVKLSRSATLPAKLFGSRRKPTPEGNLAPIPEQKPSKVKIEKNPGEKQVKKASKILPIFSIFEKRRRKKATAKPEFARYMEYVKEGGTWDANLNMPVMHYK; translated from the coding sequence ATGTTGAGGGCCTTGAGCATGCGCAGAAGTGGGTATGATAAGTTAGTCGACGAGTCTTCCATTGGTTTAGTTGAGGTTAAATTGAGCAGGTCTGCGACTTTACCAGCAAAATTGTTTGGTTCACGAAGGAAACCGACCCCTGAGGGAAACCTTGCACCCATTCCTGAACAGAAGCCAAGTAAAGTGAAGATTGAGAAAAATCCAGGGGAAAAACAAGTGAAGAAAGCAAGTAAGATTCTTCCAATCTTTAGCATATTTGAGAAGCGGCGACGAAAGAAGGCAACAGCTAAGCCAGAATTTGCCAGATATATGGAGTATGTGAAGGAAGGAGGTACATGGGATGCCAATCTGAATATGCCTGTAATGCATTATAAATAA
- the LOC108218026 gene encoding protein DETOXIFICATION 16 isoform X1: protein MDDQSGQGPNQNLLLPLCKNDDGIELGVKKRWHYISDGTIVELKKQLLLAGPLVLVSLLQYSLQTISVMFVGHLGEVYLSAASMATSFAGVTGFSLMLGMGSALETFCGQAYGAKEYHMLGVHMQRAMLVLMLMCIPISILWSFTSNILTIFGQDPDVSVQSGIYACWLIPAIFAYGLLQCQFRFLQTQNNIKPLVISTGITSLVHLVICWTLVFPFGFGSRGAAISSGISYWVNVLILGTYIKFSPTCERTWTGCSMEGVKDLSNFLSLGIPSSLMLCLEFWSYEFLVLMSGLLPNPKLETSMMSICLNTSSVFYRIPYGFGSAVSTRVSNELGAGNPRAAKLALQVVLFMAVIEGMLVASALVAVRGVWGYIYSNEEEVVRYIATVLPVLAISNFMDGMQGVLSGATRGCAMQKVGLYVNLGAYYIIGLPLAVLLTFVLHQDGKGLWTGIIGGSSLQAVILLVIILRIDWEQQAKKALYLVHGSKISEDTMESSTTFLDSGKLQVLV, encoded by the exons ATGGATGATCAATCTGGCCAAGGACCTAATCAAAATCTTCTTCTTCCACTCTGCAAAAATGATGATGGTATTGAGCTAGGTGTGAAGAAAAGGTGGCACTACATATCGGATGGTACAATCGTTGAGCTAAAAAAACAACTGCTTTTAGCAGGTCCTCTTGTTTTAGTTAGTCTTTTGCAGTACAGTTTGCAAACAATATCGGTTATGTTTGTCGGACATCTAGGAGAAGTTTACCTCTCTGCTGCATCTATGGCTACTTCATTTGCCGGAGTTACTGGTTTCAGCTTGATG TTGGGGATGGGAAGTGCGCTTGAGACGTTTTGTGGACAAGCTTATGGAGCAAAAGAGTATCATATGCTTGGTGTACACATGCAGAGAGCTATGCTTGTACTTATGCTTATGTGCATTCCTATATCAATTCTTTGGAGCTTTACTAGTAATATACTTACCATCTTCGGGCAAGACCCTGATGTATCAGTACAATCTGGAATTTATGCTTGCTGGTTGATCCCGGCTATCTTTGCCTATGGTCTCCTTCAGTGCCAATTCAGATTTTTGCAGACCCAAAACAATATAAAGCCTTTGGTAATAAGCACTGGGATTACAAGTTTGGTGCATCTTGTAATTTGCTGGACCTTGGTTTTCCCCTTTGGTTTTGGATCCAGAGGCGCTGCCATTTCCAGTGGGATTTCATACTGGGTTAATGTACTAATTTTGGGAACATACATCAAGTTTTCACCAACATGTGAAAGAACATGGACAGGATGCTCTATGGAGGGTGTAAAAGACCTCTCGAATTTTCTTTCGTTAGGCATTCCCTCATCTCTAATGCTATG TTTGGAGTTCTGGTCATATGAGTTTCTAGTTCTCATGTCTGGCTTACTTCCTAATCCAAAGCTAGAGACATCAATGATGTCGATCTG CCTGAATACCAGTTCAGTGTTCTACAGAATCCCATATGGTTTTGGCAGTGCAGTAAG CACAAGAGTGTCAAATGAGCTGGGTGCAGGGAATCCTCGGGCAGCAAAGCTTGCACTACAGGTAGTTCTATTTATGGCTGTCATAGAGGGCATGTTAGTTGCCTCTGCTTTAGTTGCAGTTCGAGGCGTATGGGGCTATATCTATTCAAATGAAGAGGAAGTTGTGAGGTATATAGCTACTGTGCTTCCGGTGCTCGCCATATCTAATTTCATGGATGGAATGCAAGGTGTACTATCAG GTGCTACAAGAGGATGTGCTATGCAGAAGGTTGGTCTATATGTAAATCTAGGAGCTTACTACATAATTGGACTTCCCCTTGCAGTTCTCCTGACTTTTGTACTACATCAAGATGGAAAG GGCCTATGGACTGGAATCATAGGAGGCAGCAGTCTTCAAGCTGTGATACTATTAGTGATTATTTTGCGCATAGACTGGGAGCAACAA GCAAAAAAAGCTCTCTACTTGGTGCATGGTTCCAAAATCTCGGAAGATACTATGGAATCTTCCACCACATTTTTAGATAGTGGCAAGCTTCAAGTGCTGGTCTAG
- the LOC108218026 gene encoding protein DETOXIFICATION 16 isoform X2, with product MGSALETFCGQAYGAKEYHMLGVHMQRAMLVLMLMCIPISILWSFTSNILTIFGQDPDVSVQSGIYACWLIPAIFAYGLLQCQFRFLQTQNNIKPLVISTGITSLVHLVICWTLVFPFGFGSRGAAISSGISYWVNVLILGTYIKFSPTCERTWTGCSMEGVKDLSNFLSLGIPSSLMLCLEFWSYEFLVLMSGLLPNPKLETSMMSICLNTSSVFYRIPYGFGSAVSTRVSNELGAGNPRAAKLALQVVLFMAVIEGMLVASALVAVRGVWGYIYSNEEEVVRYIATVLPVLAISNFMDGMQGVLSGATRGCAMQKVGLYVNLGAYYIIGLPLAVLLTFVLHQDGKGLWTGIIGGSSLQAVILLVIILRIDWEQQAKKALYLVHGSKISEDTMESSTTFLDSGKLQVLV from the exons ATGGGAAGTGCGCTTGAGACGTTTTGTGGACAAGCTTATGGAGCAAAAGAGTATCATATGCTTGGTGTACACATGCAGAGAGCTATGCTTGTACTTATGCTTATGTGCATTCCTATATCAATTCTTTGGAGCTTTACTAGTAATATACTTACCATCTTCGGGCAAGACCCTGATGTATCAGTACAATCTGGAATTTATGCTTGCTGGTTGATCCCGGCTATCTTTGCCTATGGTCTCCTTCAGTGCCAATTCAGATTTTTGCAGACCCAAAACAATATAAAGCCTTTGGTAATAAGCACTGGGATTACAAGTTTGGTGCATCTTGTAATTTGCTGGACCTTGGTTTTCCCCTTTGGTTTTGGATCCAGAGGCGCTGCCATTTCCAGTGGGATTTCATACTGGGTTAATGTACTAATTTTGGGAACATACATCAAGTTTTCACCAACATGTGAAAGAACATGGACAGGATGCTCTATGGAGGGTGTAAAAGACCTCTCGAATTTTCTTTCGTTAGGCATTCCCTCATCTCTAATGCTATG TTTGGAGTTCTGGTCATATGAGTTTCTAGTTCTCATGTCTGGCTTACTTCCTAATCCAAAGCTAGAGACATCAATGATGTCGATCTG CCTGAATACCAGTTCAGTGTTCTACAGAATCCCATATGGTTTTGGCAGTGCAGTAAG CACAAGAGTGTCAAATGAGCTGGGTGCAGGGAATCCTCGGGCAGCAAAGCTTGCACTACAGGTAGTTCTATTTATGGCTGTCATAGAGGGCATGTTAGTTGCCTCTGCTTTAGTTGCAGTTCGAGGCGTATGGGGCTATATCTATTCAAATGAAGAGGAAGTTGTGAGGTATATAGCTACTGTGCTTCCGGTGCTCGCCATATCTAATTTCATGGATGGAATGCAAGGTGTACTATCAG GTGCTACAAGAGGATGTGCTATGCAGAAGGTTGGTCTATATGTAAATCTAGGAGCTTACTACATAATTGGACTTCCCCTTGCAGTTCTCCTGACTTTTGTACTACATCAAGATGGAAAG GGCCTATGGACTGGAATCATAGGAGGCAGCAGTCTTCAAGCTGTGATACTATTAGTGATTATTTTGCGCATAGACTGGGAGCAACAA GCAAAAAAAGCTCTCTACTTGGTGCATGGTTCCAAAATCTCGGAAGATACTATGGAATCTTCCACCACATTTTTAGATAGTGGCAAGCTTCAAGTGCTGGTCTAG
- the LOC108216937 gene encoding protein DETOXIFICATION 15: protein MGSALETYCGQAYGAKEYHKLGVHMQRTMLVLMLMCFPISILWSYTGNILTFFRQDVEISIQSGIYAFWLIPAIFAYGLLQCQFGFLQTQNNIRPLVISTGITSLLHLVICWTLVCGFSFGSSGAAICSGIAYWFNVLILGMYIKFSPTWTGCSIEGVKNLSSFLALGIPSSLMLW, encoded by the coding sequence ATGGGAAGTGCGCTAGAGACATATTGTGGACAAGCTTATGGAGCCAAGGAGTATCATAAGCTTGGTGTTCACATGCAGAGAACTATGCTAGTGCTTATGCTAATGTGCTTTCCTATATCAATACTTTGGAGCTATACTGGTAATATTTTAACCTTCTTCAGACAAGACGTGGAAATTTCAATACAATCTGGCATTTATGCGTTCTGGTTGATCCCAGCTATCTTTGCCTACGGTCTCCTCCAGTGCCAATTCGGATTTTTACAGACTCAAAATAATATAAGGCCTTTGGTAATAAGCACTGGTATTACAAGTTTATTGCATCTTGTAATTTGCTGGACCTTGGTTTGTGGATTTAGCTTTGGATCTAGTGGCGCTGCCATTTGTAGTGGAATTGCCTACTGGTTTAATGTACTAATATTAGGAATGTACATTAAGTTTTCACCAACATGGACAGGATGCTCGATTGAAGGCGTTAAAAACCTCTCCAGCTTTCTTGCTTTAGGCATTCCCTCATCTCTTATGCTCTGGTAA